A genomic window from Micromonospora ferruginea includes:
- a CDS encoding thiamine phosphate synthase: protein MRTKVRRCPGGLVLMTDRRVARRPLVDVVAAAVGGGVRWVVLREKDLPRAERLALAVELRAVLADVDGALIVAGPDPLDGDAVHLPAAGPYPPPRLALVGRSCHDAAELARLTTEDYATLSPVFPTRTKPGYGPALGPDGLRELVAASPVPVLALGGIETPDQVRACVDPGATGVAVLGALMRAENPTDTATTLGSAFQEASTRLARTLHPPTDVPTRGLRPTVPTEGSSLTAQSGHGRPQPPTATTEERQ from the coding sequence ATGCGTACCAAGGTCCGCCGATGCCCGGGCGGGCTGGTGCTGATGACGGATCGGCGGGTGGCGCGGCGGCCGCTGGTGGACGTCGTGGCGGCGGCGGTGGGCGGGGGAGTGCGGTGGGTCGTGCTGCGGGAGAAGGACCTGCCCCGCGCCGAGCGCCTCGCCCTCGCCGTCGAACTGCGCGCGGTGCTCGCCGACGTCGACGGCGCGCTGATCGTCGCCGGCCCCGACCCGCTCGACGGGGACGCCGTGCACCTGCCCGCCGCCGGCCCGTACCCGCCGCCGCGCCTCGCGCTGGTCGGCCGCTCCTGCCACGACGCCGCCGAGCTGGCCCGACTGACCACCGAGGACTACGCGACCCTGTCCCCGGTGTTCCCGACCCGCACCAAACCCGGCTACGGCCCCGCGCTGGGCCCGGACGGCTTGCGCGAACTGGTGGCGGCCAGCCCGGTCCCGGTGCTCGCCCTCGGCGGCATCGAAACCCCGGACCAGGTGCGGGCCTGCGTCGACCCCGGCGCCACAGGCGTCGCCGTCCTCGGTGCACTGATGCGCGCCGAGAACCCCACCGACACCGCCACCACGCTCGGCAGCGCCTTCCAGGAGGCGTCCACCCGTCTGGCGCGCACCCTCCACCCACCGACGGACGTCCCCACGAGAGGGCTGCGGCCGACCGTGCCCACGGAGGGATCAAGCCTGACCGCCCAGAGTGGGCACGGTCGGCCGCAGCCCCCCACCGCGACCACAGAGGAAAGACAGTGA